A section of the Cololabis saira isolate AMF1-May2022 chromosome 16, fColSai1.1, whole genome shotgun sequence genome encodes:
- the LOC133462097 gene encoding cytochrome c oxidase subunit 7A2, mitochondrial-like, giving the protein MYKQIMGLRQLSSRTVTTSIRRQISNTVKEKQRLFQEDNGVPVHLKGGSKDALLYRATMSLTVFGSAFVVYELFSAAVPKKSQ; this is encoded by the exons ATGTACAAACAAATTATG GGTCTTCGCCAGCTCTCCAGCCGGACCGTCACCACCAGTATCCGCAGACAAATTTCTAATACAGTGAAAGAAAAGCAAAGACTGTTCCAG GAGGATAATGGTGTGCCCGTTCATCTGAAGGGCGGGTCAAAGGACGCCCTGCTCTACAGAGCCACAATGTCTCTCACTGTGTTTG GGAGTGCGTTTGTTGTGTACGAGCTGTTCAGCGCCGCCGTCCCTAAGAAGTCACAGTGA